The Pelmatolapia mariae isolate MD_Pm_ZW linkage group LG10_11, Pm_UMD_F_2, whole genome shotgun sequence genome includes a region encoding these proteins:
- the LOC134636940 gene encoding sentrin-specific protease-like translates to MFIVLTFFLLWPVGLYPAYPLKISCMPELTYHIFLLVKRLWRAKDTGRLESVVGPFKLYDSSFRTLQGSRWLSDEVIDAYLHRVIERRKNAVHLLCSVVASSLFSGQFRCLTKMKFPVEDMWLCPVNFGTHWILVIVNISAQKILLIDPMGNEGVYDRKILRNWRNFLRMRGHEDTMEWQLQTMLHNKQQDSSSCGVLLLKFAERYLAFGEVSEVLITTEAVVLERMQIACTLLEHRGNAEDYCIVCSMLDADADRSMIEMVQCESCQRWAHFACAKYKDSNQEYKCKKCKENT, encoded by the exons ATGTTTATTGTGTTGACTTTTTTCCTGTTGTGGCCCGTTGGCCTTTACCCAGCTTATCCACTAAAAATCTCATGCATGCCTGAGCTAACttatcatatttttcttttagtaaagAGGCTATGGCGTGCAAAGGATACTGGGCGCTTGGAGTCAGTTGTTGGACCATTCAAGTTATATGATTCCTCTTTTCGAACACTGCAGGGGTCACGGTGGCTTTCTGATGAG GTCATTGATGCATACCTGCACCGTGTCATTGAGAGACGAAAG AATGCTGTACACCTGCTCTGTTCAGTTGTTGCAAGCTCGTTGTTTTCTGGGCAGTTCAGATGCCTCACCAAG ATGAAGTTCCCAGTTGAAGACATGTGGCTGTGCCCTGTGAACTTTGGTACACACTGGATTCTTGTG ATTGTCAACATTTCTGCACAGAAAATACTGCTCATAGACCCCATGGGGAATGAAGGTGTTTATGACAGGAAAATTCTGCGCAACTGGCG GAATTTTCTGAGGATGAGAGGGCATGAAGACACCATGGAGTGGCAGTTACAGACTATGCTACACAACAAGCAACAGGATTCCAGCAGTTGCGGAGTTTTGCTGTTAAAG TTTGCAGAACGCTACCTTGCTTTTGGAGAGGTCAGTGAAGTATTAATCACTACAGAAGCAGTTGTGCTGGAGCGAATGCAGATAGCTTGCACCCTACTTGAACATCGAG GGAACGCTGAGGATTACTGCATTGTTTGCTCTATGTTAGATGCTGACGCTGACCGCAGCATGATTGAAatg gTGCAGTGTGAATCTTGCCAAAGATGGGCACATTTTGCatgtgcaaaatataaagacagcAACCAAgaatataaatgcaaaaaatgtaAGGAAAACACATAA
- the znf1035 gene encoding zinc finger protein 1035 isoform X2, protein MMLGLQGNAAKVYRCVACSATFTGLASLLVHQATHASPPSKVTSPPPTQPNISPHETPFASTDSSIEHLSSPTLLPDSPTPSFFICDCGEEFQDFGLMLEHKRSHISQIQLLQPLDSNIVLPSATDCNKDFPTQHVSFTPVTQSSLALTCPSTSKSPAVELSTLTAHKADVSLEDNIAIVTDPQGQCAPPENDSEEQLQNMSSTAEQIPETVEETNFEENTNSVRSCEKGENLPTNNILMKLLASAYMKHLPLPQSEDQNENTVIPKQEAVPVDITPGSKTEAPPINDLSIAQLRRLLAKPDIKTKAPSISRILESSKKRVVSLTKTLSPVVVLETRQKLMDPVGNGTYGKYQCGRCRRVFQNLDRLTEHHFLHKKERIKCCRRCKQLIIGRLPLPDNHVCPQFGNRALPPSSALKSKFPFAQKIVPFHSLNNAKKVFFCPMCKHSYARRWNLKTHKCQGPRSLLSQQINPSIQKMLALQSTNSIASDGVDEVSAASQNSKSIAVGTEVTGRIKVEVTSPNAEQAAVSQLAWARPAQNFSPFSLKSPVMEQHKDNSVCSISLQQGEENNWDAEAANSDGSNEGQWTMPLDDETQVFSSAEKGVDDEAKNSFSVEHGLRYFVRDGVKRYPCNRCQKTYSRASTLRRHLRLCGFRPRGFGAIAQGGSQGLITLNANNIKPMFSCFVCGKTFNRKDNMMVHRKRCQFQRTMADVERGTVQTSLPGNGSAEPASQTQEDDGGNWGIMSLPSVLPRRVTCECGVGFTSPRLLLEHLQKHAQESYTCPTCGETVNSWADYEVHLQIHMHPHHQLLKGLQPQRSQPLLIRFQQQQPPPPQQQQQQQQQQQVQSVHPPPQKQSHPEPLPNPPKKQGRIVCTRCGNTFATRCSLRRHISWNRCKGARVTNQFASPPKSVHCSHCNADFPNTISLIFHQRSGACKPAIKPVRCPVCLRWFGTVESLQKHLLTHKQSESYRCDVCQGTYPNLKSLKNHRRRIHRIMAGDINPKTQEQLTS, encoded by the coding sequence ATGATGCTTGGGCTACAGGGAAATGCTGCCAAAGTGTATCGCTGTGTGGCTTGTTCAGCCACCTTTACTGGATTGGCCTCATTGCTAGTACATCAGGCAACCCATGCCAGCCCACCCTCCAAGGTCACCTCCCCTCCTCCAACCCAGCCTAACATCAGCCCACATGAAACGCCGTTTGCAAGTACAGACTCATCCATCGAGCACCTAAGCTCGCCAACACTCTTGCCTGACAGCCCTACACcttctttctttatttgtgATTGTGGAGAGGAATTTCAGGACTTTGGTCTTATGCTGGAGCACAAACGTTCACATATATCTCAAATACAGCTGCTGCAGCCCCTGGATAGTAACATTGTTCTCCCTAGTGCAACAGATTGCAATAAGGATTTTCCAACCCAGCATGTATCATTCACTCCTGTAACCCAGTCAAGTTTGGCCCTTACTTGTCCCTCTACCTCCAAGTCCCCAGCTGTTGAATTATCTACTTTAACAGCCCATAAAGCAGATGTAAGCCTGGAGGACAATATTGCCATAGTAACCGATCCTCAAGGCCAGTGTGCTCCCCCTGAAAATGATAGTGAGGAGCAACTTCAGAACATGTCATCCACTGCCGAGCAAATACCAGAGACTGTAGAGGAAACTAATTTCGAGGAGAACACAAATTCTGTCCGCAGCTGTGAAAAAGGAGAGAATTTGCCCACAAATAACATCCTTATGAAGCTGCTCGCATCAGCGTACATGAAACACTTACCCCTTCCTCAGAGTGAGGATCAGAACGAAAACACAGTTATCCCCAAGCAGGAAGCTGTACCTGTGGATATAACACCAGGATCAAAAACAGAAGCGCCGCCAATCAATGATCTGTCTATTGCACAGTTGAGGCGACTCCTCGCAAAACCCGATATAAAGACAAAGGCTCCATCCATTAGCAGAATTCTTGAGTCCAGTAAGAAGAGGGTTGTCTCTCTGACTAAGACTTTATCTCCTGTTGTAGTTCTCGAGACTCGTCAAAAGCTCATGGATCCTGTTGGTAATGGAACATATGGGAAATACCAGTGTGGCCGCTGTCGTAGGGTTTTTCAGAACCTGGACAGATTGACAGAGCATCATTTTTTACACAAAAAAGAGAGGATTAAGTGTTGTCGGCGATGCAAACAGCTAATCATTGGGAGACTGCCTTTGCCTGACAATCATGTGTGCCCTCAGTTCGGAAACAGGGCTTTACCGCCATCGAGCGCTTTAAAATCCAAGTTTCCATTTGCACAGAAAATAGTGCCGTTCCACAGTCTCAACAATGCGAAAAAGGTTTTCTTCTGTCCAATGTGCAAGCACAGCTATGCACGGAGGTGGAACCTCAAAacgcacaagtgccaaggtccAAGGTCGCTCCTCTCTCAGCAGATCAATCCCTCAATACAGAAGATGCTAGCACTGCAGTCCACTAACAGCATTGCCAGTGATGGTGTGGATGAAGTCAGTGCTGCATCCCAGAATTCCAAGAGCATTGCCGTGGGCACGGAAGTTACTGGCCGTATCAAGGTAGAGGTGACCTCTCCAAATGCAGAGCAGGCTGCAGTTTCACAGTTGGCCTGGGCTCGCCCAGCACAGAACTTTTCCCCATTCTCCCTGAAATCTCCAGTGATGGAGCAGCACAAGGATAATTCTGTGTGTAGCATTTCACTCCAGCAAGGAGAAGAAAATAACTGGGATGCAGAAGCAGCCAATAGTGACGGTAGTAACGAAGGGCAGTGGACGATGCCCTTGGATGATGAAACGCAGGTGTTCAGTTCTGCAGAGAAGGGTGTTGATGATGAAGCGAAGAACTCCTTTTCAGTCGAACATGGTCTGCGCTATTTCGTCCGGGATGGAGTGAAACGATACCCGTGCAACAGGTGTCAGAAAACCTACAGCCGTGCTTCAACTTTGAGGCGCCACCTGCGACTCTGTGGTTTCAGGCCACGTGGGTTTGGAGCTATAGCACAGGGTGGTAGTCAGGGTTTGATTACACTGAATGCCAATAATATCAAACCaatgttttcctgttttgtctGTGGGAAGACCTTCAACCGCAAAGATAACATGATGGTTCATAGAAAAAGATGTCAGTTTCAACGAACCATGGCAGATGTGGAAAGAGGGACTGTGCAGACGAGCTTGCCAGGCAATGGATCAGCAGAGCCAGCAAGTCAAACCCAGGAGGATGATGGAGGAAACTGGGGCATCATGTCACTGCCGTCTGTACTTCCAAGGAGGGTGACGTGTGAGTGTGGGGTCGGATTTACGTCTCCGAGACTTCTCTTGGAGCATTTGCAGAAGCATGCTCAAGAGTCGTACACGTGTCCAACTTGTGGAGAAACAGTCAATTCCTGGGCAGACTATGAAGTTCATTTGCAGATCCACATGCATCCTCATCACCAGTTACTGAAGGGACTACAGCCACAGCGATCACAACCACTGTTGATTCGATTTCAGCAGCAGCAACCGCCGccgccgcagcagcagcagcaacaacaacagcagcagcaggttcaGTCAGTGCACCCTCCTCCACAGAAGCAATCACACCCAGAGCCACTACCAAATCCACCAAAGAAGCAGGGGAGGATTGTGTGCACACGATGCGGGAACACTTTTGCAACTCGCTGTTCCCTCCGAAGGCACATATCATGGAATCGATGCAAAGGTGCACGGGTTACAAATCAGTTTGCAAGCCCACCCAAAAGCGTGCACTGTTCCCACTGCAACGCTGACTTTCCGAACACCATCAGTCTGATTTTTCACCAGAGGAGCGGTGCCTGCAAGCCTGCCATCAAGCCTGTCCGCTGCCCTGTTTGCCTCCGCTGGTTTGGTACAGTGGAGAGTTTGCAGAAACACCTGCTGACTCACAAACAGTCTGAATCGTACCGATGCGACGTCTGCCAGGGTACGTATCCAAACCTGAAATCACTCAAAAACCACCGCAGGAGGATTCATCGCATCATGGCTGGGGACATAAAtccaaaaacacaagaacagcTTACATCTtaa
- the LOC134636418 gene encoding zinc finger protein 236-like, which produces MASLRMETGRQSAVDYNLVTDLMNGGQFCFSCEQIFANRKCLEEHMCSSASFICSCGTEFTEYKHMQEHSTTHEPGHQVLDHETIRKRRIEKRIEEEEKLKRLQKGEVIWNTPKMTNAWTKASAPPVSLPVTPVLQVPSASVCVSQLCVQPAKISQVPELYPSMSQASLLPNPASSTTDMQDIFADVGAPTVDLWTLYQPVVLLPTVRRFNKQKPYSCGKCGQCFFSKTLLISHHNFHVADKISGCLGCGLLLSSKKIVPRYHVCNSPNNGSKFRLVTAKPLGYKTMNVTSGAKTLSALGLPTTSSLQVTDQNIGAPQPTSILKIKSVPFINNQGVRVTPLLQFKNASNPNIGVSFPSKPQTQIASLQLKMPTNSAGVSSASSGFPCRVCHISFETAQLLQRHKCVKAREFMAQHVRGGRQQYKKMMPAASPVPAQVNGKRKYIIPPSGNVKKSQILTVNLEKGPVNGNTGVDSDDDCYIVEGGPDKPAEMIYQVTSSVPIKT; this is translated from the coding sequence ATGGCCAGTCTGAGGATGGAGACAGGAAGGCAAAGCGCCGTGGATTACAACTTGGTCACAGACCTGATGAATGGAGGGCAGTTTTGCTTCAGCTGTGAGCAGATATTTGCAAACAGGAAATGCCTGGAGGAGCATATGTGTTCATCCGCGAGTTTCATCTGCTCATGCGGGACCGAGTTTACTGAGTACAAGCACATGCAGGAGCACAGCACTACGCATGAGCCCGGGCACCAAGTGCTGGATCACGAAACCATACGGAAGCGCAGGATAGAGAAGCGcatagaggaggaggagaaacttAAAAGGTTACAGAAGGGTGAGGTAATCTGGAATACGCCTAAAATGACCAATGCTTGGACAAAGGCCAGCGCACCCCCAGTTTCTTTGCCAGTGACTCCTGTGCTGCAGGTACCCAGTGCGTCGGTGTGTGTGTCGCAGCTTTGCGTGCAGCCTGCAAAAATTTCACAAGTGCCTGAGTTGTACCCATCAATGTCACAAGCATCTTTGCTCCCAAACCCCGCATCCTCAACAACAGACATGCAGGATATTTTCGCAGATGTTGGCGCACCGACAGTGGATCTCTGGACGCTTTATCAGCCAGTTGTGTTGCTGCCAACAGTGCGCAGGTTTAACAAGCAAAAGCCATACTCTTGTGGTAAGTGTGGGCAGTGTTTTTTCTCAAAGACCTTACTCATCTCCCACCACAACTTTCATGTTGCTGACAAAATTTCGGGCTGCTTAGGATGTGGGCTGCTGCTGTCCAGCAAAAAGATAGTGCCTCGCTACCATGTATGTAACTCACCAAACAACGGATCCAAATTCAGGCTAGTCACAGCAAAGCCACTTGGTTACAAGACTATGAACGTGACAAGTGGGGCAAAGACTCTGAGCGCCCTGGGCCTTCCGACTACTTCCTCTCTGCAGGTGACAGATCAGAATATTGGTGCACCGCAACCCACTTCCATCTTGAAAATTAAGAGTGTCCCTTTCATTAACAATCAGGGGGTACGTGTCACTCCATTATTGCAGTTTAAGAATGCATCCAACCCCAACATCGGTGTGTCCTTTCCATCAAAGCCTCAGACTCAAATAGCTAGTTTGCAGTTAAAGATGCCCACAAACTCTGCAGGGGTGTCTTCTGCATCAAGTGGCTTCCCATGCCGAGTGTGTCATATTTCTTTTGAAACTGCTCAACTCCTTCAGAGGCACAAGTGTGTCAAAGCACGGGAGTTTATGGCCCAACACGTGCGAGGTGGCAGGCAACAGTACAAAAAGATGATGCCAGCGGCAAGCCCAGTTCCTGCTCAGGTAAATGGCAAAAGGAAATACATTATACCACCTTCTGGTAATGTGAAGAAGAGCCAAATCCTGACTGTAAACTTGGAAAAAGGGCCTGTCAACGGGAACACGGGAGTAGATAGCGATGATGACTGTTACATCGTTGAAGGCGGACCAGACAAACCTGCTGAGATGATTTACCAAGTAACATCATCTGTACCAATCAAGACTTGA